Genomic segment of Alkalidesulfovibrio alkalitolerans DSM 16529:
TGCCCCTGGCCATAGCCCGTGCGTGGAGGAAGATCGTGCCGAGCAAGACTAAGAAGACCGTCGGCAAGCCCGGCGGACGTGACGATAGCGACATCGAACGCCTCGACTCCGTGGAGGAGCCGGGCGACGAAGACGAAGTCGAGTCCGTGGACCTGACCGAAGACCTCATCGAGGAGGCCGTGGAGTTGGCTGCGAACGGCGACGAGGACGACGGCGGTCTCGCTGCCGATGCGAACGACGAAACCGACGTCCAAGGCGACGAGCCCGATGAGCCTTCGCCCGCGCGCCTGCCCGCGCCCCGGGGCGCGGGACGAGATGCTCTGCAGATATACCTGCGAGAGATATCACGCGTGCCCATGCTCACGCCAGAGGAGGAGACGAGTCTGGCCCGCCGCGTGCGTGACCATGCGGACCAGGACGCGGCCTTCCGTCTCGTGACCTCGCACCTGCGGCTGGTGGTCAAGATCGCCATGGATTTCCAGCGCCGCTGGATGCAGAACGTGCTCGACCTGATCCAGGAAGGCAACGTGGGGCTCATGCGCGCGGTGCAGAAGTTCGATCCCGAAAAGGGCATCAAGTTTTCCTACTACGCCGCCTTCTGGATCAAGGCCTACATCCTCAAATTCATCATGGACAACTGGCGGCTGGTCAAGATCGGCACCACCCAGACCCAGCGCAAACTCTTCTACAATCTGGGCAAGGAACGCCAGCGGCTCATGGCGCTCGGCTTCGATCCCACCACCTCAGCCCTTTCCGAATCACTTGGAGTCTCCCAGGAAGACATCACTCAGATGGACCAGCGCCTGTCGCGCGGCGACATGTCGCTGAACATCCCGCTGGGCGAGGACTCATCGGCCACGCGGCTCGACTTTCTGCCCGCGCTCGGCCCCGGCCTGGAAGAAGAATTGGCCCGGAACGAAATATCCGGGCTGCTCGGACGTCACGTCCAAGACATTCTTCCCTCGCTCTCGGACAAGGAACGTGAGATACTGGAAGAGCGTCTGCTCACGGATTCACCCGTGACCCTGCGCGAGATCGGCGAACGGCACGGCATCACGCGCGAGCGGGTGCGCCAGATCGAGGCCAGGCTTCTGGAAAAACTGCGCGCGCACCTCACTCGCGAGATTCACGACTTCTCCGAGGACTGGATCAGCAGGGACGAATAGTCCGAGGAACGACCATGGCCATGCACCCCCTCAAACGCTTTCGCGACGACGCCTGCCGCCTGGCCCAGAGCCTCCCCCGGCCAGGGTTCGCGACGTCCTTTGCGCGCGAAATCGAAGCCGCGCGCATGGCGTTTTTCGAGGAGACGCTCATTGGCCGCCTGCGCGACGAAGCGCTTTCCTTTCTCTACGACGACTTCGGATTCGGCATCGAACACTCCAAGGCCGTGGCCGTGGACGCGGCTGCCATTGTGCTCGCCGAAACCTCGTTCTGGACACGAGAGGACTCGCGCAGGATGGCTCTTCTGGCCATTCTGGCCGGGCTGTTGCACGACGCCACGCGGCTCGACGAGGATGGCGAGGCCAAGGCGGCCGAACTTTCACGCAGCATCCTGGCCCAATATCCCCTGACCGACGAGGAACGGGATATCATAGCCCGAGCCATCCGCGACCACGAAATCCGCGATGGATACATCCCACCGTGCGACCCGCGCGCCGCGCTCCTCAGCGCGGCGCTGTACGACGCCGACAAATTCCGCTATGGCCCGGACATATACGTCACGTCACTGTGGGAGTTCTGCGACTACGAAGATATGCCGACGCCGCACGCACTGAAATGCCTCTCGGCAGCCGAGAATCGGCTGCCCGAACTGTCGGGCACCTTTCGCTCCAGACCGGGCCGCTCCTTCGGCGAGGAACATCTCGAATGTGGCGCTCGGCTCATGCCGCATCTGACCGACAATCTCCGGAACGTGCTCGCGGACATAGAAGCCTCCCCCGTCTTCCCTTCAAAAACGCAACGACCGGCCAAGCCATGACACGTCCCATCGCCACGCCCACTGCCCCGCGTCCGGCCACGGCCGCCTTGCTGCTCTTTTTTCTGGTAATCGTCGCGGGCTGCGCGGCGCGCGAGACCGCCCCACCCCCCGCCCAGGCGCCCATGCAGCCGGTGACTTGGACGCTGACTCGCGACGCGGCCGCAGCCTACTATTTTCTGCTCTACATGGACGAACTGCGGCAAGGAAACCCCGAGCAAGCCGAACGAGCCCTTTACACCGCGCTCGAAATCGACCCCTCGCCAAGCCTGCACGCCGAGGCCGCGGACCTGCAATGGCGCATGGGACGCCCCGCCAAGACGCGCGAGCACCTGCAAAAAGCCCTGAAGGACTCGCCGGGCGACAGACTTCTGGTCATGCGTCTGGCGGATTCCTATCTCGCAGAGCGGCGCATCGACGACGCTCTGACCACGCTGGAACTGTGGCTGAAGGACAATCCCGGCGACCCGACGGCCATTCTGCGCATGGCCGACATCCAAATCGAAACCAGACGCTTCGCCCAGGCGGCGCAGACGCTCCAGACCCTGCCACGCGAAGCGCGGGGACCGGAATCGCGCTACCTCGAAGCCAAGGCCCAGGCGGGTCTGGGCAACCACCGCCGATCCATCGAGATACTTTCAGCCCTGTCGCGTGAATACCCGGACAATATCCTCTATCTTGCCGAGTTGGCCTACCAGTACGAAATCACCAAGGACTACCCGGCGGCAGAGCGAACCTACATCCGTATCCTGGAATTTGGCGAGGTGGGCGACGAAATCTGGCTCAGGCTCATCGCCATCAACCTCAAGCTGAACAACGTCGAACGCGCCCTGGATATGGCCAGGGAAGCTCCTCAGAGCACCGAATTCCTCATGGAGGCAGCGCGCACCTTCATCGCCGAAGGATTCCCGGACGAGGCCGAAAAACTGCTCTCCCCCCTGAGCGACGCCCCCGGCAGCGACCCACGCGTCCACTTCTACCTTGCCCTGCTCGCCTTCGACGGCCGGGGGGACGCCCAAAAGGCCCTGGAACACTTGGAACGGATTCCTCCGGATGGCGAGATGGCCTCCCGGGCGACTTCCTTCAAGGCGCACATGCTCTTCCTCCTCAAACGGTTCGACGAAGCCCGCGAACTCGTCGCCACGGGCAAGCGGGATTTCCCCGAGGTCCGAGATTTCTGGGAGATCGAGTCGTGGCTTCACGAGGAGGCCGGACAATACGACGAGGCAAGGCTCGCCATCGAAGAGGCGCTGACGCTCTGGCCCGACGACACCCGGCTCATCTACCGGCTCGGCGTATTGCAGCACCTCATGGGCGACGACGATGCGGCCATCGAGACCATGGAGCAGATCATCGCGATCGAACCCGACAACGCCGAGGCCCTGAACTTTGTCGGCTACCTCCTCGCCGACATGGGCCGCGATCTCGACCGGGCGCTCGTGCTCATCGAGGAGGCCCTGGAGCAAAAGCCCGACAGCGGTCATATCCTCGATTCCCTGGCCTGGGTGCATTACCGCCGGGGCGATCTCGCCAAGGCTTGGGACGCCATCCTGCTGGCCGTGGAAAAAACGCCCGAAGACCCCACCATATGGGAGCACTACGGCGACATCGCGCGGGCCAAGGGCAGGGTTGAATCGGCCCGCAGGGGCTACCGCAAGGCCCTTGAATTCGGCCACAAGAAACCCGACGAGGTGCGTGCCAAACTTGACGCCCTGAAAAAGGAGGGGCGTTAATGCGCCACGCCGCGAGAGCGGTCGTCCTTTTCGCCGCGTGCCTTGCCCTCACGGCCTGTGCCGCTCGCCAAGTTCCCCATGCACCCGCAAGCGACGTCTGGAAAAACTACCAGAACCGCCAGCAGGCCCTGGCCGGGCTGCCCCGGACTGTCGATGCGCGGGCCAGCCTCTACTACACCGCCGATGGCCGCACCAATCGCACCCTGGTCAGCCTGTGGGGCGACCTCGACCACCCGCTGCGGGCCGAAATCACGGCCTCCATCGGCACACCGCTGGGATTCTTCCGCGAAGACGCCTCGGGCTGGGTCGCCTTCTACCCGCAGACCGGCGAGGCCTTCGCCCACAGCGGCGGCAGGGCCGGAGCGAGCGTCCTGGGTATCGGCGCGCCGTTTTCGCTGCGCGACCTGGCCTTGCTCGTCTTCGGCCAGACCATGCCCCTGACCGGAGCATTCTTCGCCGAATCCGAACCCACGACCGGCGAAGGGGCCACACCACTGACCGCCTTCAGGCTCGACGGGAACCCCGCGGCCTCGCGGCTCGTGCTGGACCGCCACGGGCGGCCCGTGGAGATGTCGGGCGGCGACGGCACGCCGTGGACCGTCCGATTCAGGGGCTACACGGGGGAAGCCGCGAACACGTCTTCGACCATCGAGGTGGAACTGGCCGACGGCCGGTCCGCACGCCTTTTGCCCCGCTCGCTATCCCGGCCAAAGGCCCCGTTCACGCCCGACGCCCTGGGGCTGCCCCTGCCCCCGGGCATCGTCCCGCAGTGGGTCGCGCCCTGATTTCCCCCTGGAAAAACAGTCTTGTTCCGTGTACACACGGGGGCGTTCGCAACGATGCGCCGCGCCCGCGCGGCCAGGCCCATGGAGACCCCCGATGACCGGCCCCTTTCAAAACCTTCTGCTCGGCCTTCGCGTGCTCGCGGACGAGTTGTCCTGGGTGGCGATTCGCGCCATGCGCGAAATGGAGATGCGCCAGCTTCGCAAGCGCCTCGCCGAGGAGCGCAGGACGCTCGAAAAACTGGACGCAACAGGTCCGGAAGACGAGGCCGAACTGTGTCGGCGGCAGATCGACTTCCTCTCGGAAGAGCTTGACTTTCTGGCCTCGGAGATGCAGGCCAAGCGGGCCGACATGCTGGCCCGCCGCGCGGCCCGGTTCGGGCTCGACGCCTCGTGATGCCAGGGGCGGCCGCGCCTTTCGCGCCCCTTCGCGCAAAGGACGCCCGACGCCGCCCATGAGTTCCACAAGGAAGGATTTCATGAACAACACCATCTTCATCGCCTCCGACCACGGCGGATTCGCTCTCAAGGCGATCGTGGCCGACCATCTGGCCCAAAAGGGCCTCGCGGTCCACGATCTCGGCCCCGCGAACGCGGCCTCCACGGACTACCCTAACCACGCCGCCGCTCTGTGCGCCCGCATCCTTGCACAGCCCGGGAGTCTCGGCATCCTCATCTGCGGTACGGGAATCGGCATGTCCATCACCGCCAACCGCTTCCGTGGCATCCGCGCAGCCTTGTGCCACAACGAATTCTCCGCCCGCATGTCCAGGGCGCACAACGACGCCAACGTGCTCTGCCTTGGCGAGCGCGTGCTTGGCGCAGGCATGACGCTTGGCATCGTGGACGTCTTCCTGGCCTCGCGCTTCGAGGGCGAACGGCACAAGCGCCGCATCGACCTCATCGATGAATTGGCCGCGAAGCCCTGATGCGCTACGTGGCGTCACATATCTGTTTCATCTTAATATTTAAGGACTTACCATGAACCCCATGCTCGTCAACGTCGTCAAGGGCCTTATCATGGACGCCACGCGCGCCGCCAACTCGGGGCATCCCGGCGGGGCCATGTCCTCGGCCGATTACGCCTGCGTCCTGTTCCGCGACTTCCTGAAATACGACCCGAGCGATCCCAAGTGGTTCGACCGCGACCGCTTCGTGCTCTCGGCCGGGCACGAATCCATGCTGCTCTACAGCCTGCTGCACCTGGCGGGCTTTTTATCCATGGATGAGATCAAGCGCTTCAGGCAGTGGGGTTCGCTCACGCCAGGCCACCCCGAACACGACCTCACGCCCGGCGTGGAAGCCACCACCGGTCCGCTGGGCCAGGGGCTGGCCATGGCGGTGGGCATGGCCGCGGCCGAGGCGCACCTGCGCGCCAGGCTCGGCGCGGACGTCTGCGACCACTACACCTACGTCCTGGCCTCGGACGGCGACTTCCAGGAAGGCGTGGCCTACGGCGCGGCCACCCTGGCGGGACTGTGGGGCCTTGGCAAGCTTATCGTCTATTACGACTCCAACAAGGTCCAGCTCGCCGGCCCGACCAGCCGCGTGGACTGCACCGACTACAGAAAGATATACGAAGGCATCTGCTGGCAGGTCATCGACATCGACGGCCACGACCACGAGCAGATCCGCCGCGCCATCGCCGAAGCCCAGCAAGAGACCGGCCGCCCCACCCTGATCATTGGGCATACGGTCATGGCCAAAGGCTCAGCCAGCCGCGAGGGAGATTTCGGCACCCACGGCGAACCCCTCTCACCCGAGGAAATCGCGGCCACCAAGAAGCGTCTGGGGCTCCCCGAGGCCGAGGCGTTTTACTGCCCCGCCGAAGTCGGCGGGGACTTCAGGGGCCGCCAGCCCGCGCTTTCGCGCCTCGCCGAGGCTTGGCGCGGCAACCTCGCAGACAAGAAGGCCCATAACGCCGAGTTCGCCGCCGCCTGGGAATGGACGACCAAGGACCGTGGGGCCCTGACTTTCGAGTGGCCCGCCTTCGATCCTGCCAAGAAATAC
This window contains:
- a CDS encoding sigma-70 family RNA polymerase sigma factor, encoding MPSKTKKTVGKPGGRDDSDIERLDSVEEPGDEDEVESVDLTEDLIEEAVELAANGDEDDGGLAADANDETDVQGDEPDEPSPARLPAPRGAGRDALQIYLREISRVPMLTPEEETSLARRVRDHADQDAAFRLVTSHLRLVVKIAMDFQRRWMQNVLDLIQEGNVGLMRAVQKFDPEKGIKFSYYAAFWIKAYILKFIMDNWRLVKIGTTQTQRKLFYNLGKERQRLMALGFDPTTSALSESLGVSQEDITQMDQRLSRGDMSLNIPLGEDSSATRLDFLPALGPGLEEELARNEISGLLGRHVQDILPSLSDKEREILEERLLTDSPVTLREIGERHGITRERVRQIEARLLEKLRAHLTREIHDFSEDWISRDE
- a CDS encoding HD domain-containing protein, producing the protein MAMHPLKRFRDDACRLAQSLPRPGFATSFAREIEAARMAFFEETLIGRLRDEALSFLYDDFGFGIEHSKAVAVDAAAIVLAETSFWTREDSRRMALLAILAGLLHDATRLDEDGEAKAAELSRSILAQYPLTDEERDIIARAIRDHEIRDGYIPPCDPRAALLSAALYDADKFRYGPDIYVTSLWEFCDYEDMPTPHALKCLSAAENRLPELSGTFRSRPGRSFGEEHLECGARLMPHLTDNLRNVLADIEASPVFPSKTQRPAKP
- a CDS encoding tetratricopeptide repeat protein codes for the protein MTRPIATPTAPRPATAALLLFFLVIVAGCAARETAPPPAQAPMQPVTWTLTRDAAAAYYFLLYMDELRQGNPEQAERALYTALEIDPSPSLHAEAADLQWRMGRPAKTREHLQKALKDSPGDRLLVMRLADSYLAERRIDDALTTLELWLKDNPGDPTAILRMADIQIETRRFAQAAQTLQTLPREARGPESRYLEAKAQAGLGNHRRSIEILSALSREYPDNILYLAELAYQYEITKDYPAAERTYIRILEFGEVGDEIWLRLIAINLKLNNVERALDMAREAPQSTEFLMEAARTFIAEGFPDEAEKLLSPLSDAPGSDPRVHFYLALLAFDGRGDAQKALEHLERIPPDGEMASRATSFKAHMLFLLKRFDEARELVATGKRDFPEVRDFWEIESWLHEEAGQYDEARLAIEEALTLWPDDTRLIYRLGVLQHLMGDDDAAIETMEQIIAIEPDNAEALNFVGYLLADMGRDLDRALVLIEEALEQKPDSGHILDSLAWVHYRRGDLAKAWDAILLAVEKTPEDPTIWEHYGDIARAKGRVESARRGYRKALEFGHKKPDEVRAKLDALKKEGR
- the rpiB gene encoding ribose 5-phosphate isomerase B produces the protein MNNTIFIASDHGGFALKAIVADHLAQKGLAVHDLGPANAASTDYPNHAAALCARILAQPGSLGILICGTGIGMSITANRFRGIRAALCHNEFSARMSRAHNDANVLCLGERVLGAGMTLGIVDVFLASRFEGERHKRRIDLIDELAAKP
- the tkt gene encoding transketolase translates to MNPMLVNVVKGLIMDATRAANSGHPGGAMSSADYACVLFRDFLKYDPSDPKWFDRDRFVLSAGHESMLLYSLLHLAGFLSMDEIKRFRQWGSLTPGHPEHDLTPGVEATTGPLGQGLAMAVGMAAAEAHLRARLGADVCDHYTYVLASDGDFQEGVAYGAATLAGLWGLGKLIVYYDSNKVQLAGPTSRVDCTDYRKIYEGICWQVIDIDGHDHEQIRRAIAEAQQETGRPTLIIGHTVMAKGSASREGDFGTHGEPLSPEEIAATKKRLGLPEAEAFYCPAEVGGDFRGRQPALSRLAEAWRGNLADKKAHNAEFAAAWEWTTKDRGALTFEWPAFDPAKKYATRQAWGACLNALIEQLPPLVGGSADLDPSNQTAKFRDTVGNFNADTPLGRNLAFGVREFPMGAIANGIALHGGLIPFTATFLTFSDYMRNAVRMSALQKLPVLHVYTHDSFHLGEDGPTHQSIEHVASLRLIPNLLVLRPADAIETAACLEIALRQEETPSCLCLTRQGLPTLDPAVFPQVAAGVARGGYVLADCEGTPDVVLLATGSEVSLALDTVKLLKDLKIRVVSMPCVELFEMQDEAYKTSVIPEGARLYAAAEAGRPEGWHRYVGRKGLILGIDHFGHSAPANVLAEEYGFTPENLARLIRERLV